The genomic interval AATTCATGCAAACCTTTTGTCTTACTTATTTTCTCAACATCATTTGTTATTATTATAGGGAATGAACTTACGTCTTCAATAAGGTGACCCCTTCTGGTAATTAACTCACCTTTGGATGTGCAAGAAATCGCAGAATATAACGCAATAATTCTTTCCTTCTTATTCATTTTCTTATATGTCACTTTCCATGACTCTGGGGGATGCGTCAGCCTACCTTTCCTAACACCGCCAACACCAGCTGCTTGGCCGGCTCGGGAAAATCCTTCTCCCTTTGCACGTGCAAGCCTTGCAATACCTAATCCAGTATTACGAGACTCCGCACTGACCATTTCTCCTGCAGCGGGATATCTACCTTGTTTCTGAAAATGATGAGTGTTAATATTAACAAATGCTTTCTTGATGACTTCTGGACGATATGGATAATTAAAAACTTCTGGTAATTCAATACTTTCTATTTCTTTGCCACTTAAATCAAAAATTTTCGAGTTCATTTATATCACTACCTCCAATATTTTAGGTTCGTTAATTTTAGATTGTTTACTCCTGATTGGCTGTCTTAATTTTATGAGCCTTTTAGGCACTCCTGGGATCGTGCCCCTTACTATCATATAGTCCCCATTGACCAAACCAAAATGCTTATACCCCCCTGTGGGATTTATATTAACAACCTCGGTATTTTCGGAATTTGATAACAACAAAATCCGTTTATTATATTCTGTTCTTTGATGAAATCCTCTTTGCCCTTGTCTTGCGACTGTATACATAATAGTAGCTGGGGATATTGGTCCTAACGTTCCAACTGCTCGGACACTTTTCCTTGATTTATGTTGTTTTCTTTTCACACCGAATCTAGTAATAGGACCCTCAATTCCTTTTCCCCTGGTGATCCCATGAACGTCAATATTTTGACCAGTCTTAAAAACATCTGAAACTTTGATTTCTTGGCCCAGTTTTGATTTAAGAAATTCAAATTTTGATTGACTATCTTTTCCGGAAACAGGAATTTCATAAATAAATGGAGATTTTTGCGATAATCCAATTTTATTTGGATTTACTGCCACGATGGCCATCAAATATTTGGCTATAGAAACTTTCTCCTCTGCCTTTTTCATACCATCTTCCGAAAACTTAGTCTTGTATTTTGCAGAGATTTCTTTAACGCTGTCTTTAGAAAACACGTCAAATAAAGCATGCTTACCATACTGATCTTCAGAGTAAGCACGTATTCCTACAATTTTTAAAGGCGGTAATGAGATTATTGTAGAATGATTCATCAAGGGTTTACCAAAATTTGGAGTCTTCTCCTTATCATCAACTGTCATAACTTGAATTTGTCCTACCTTAAACCCGGCAAAACCGACTAACCCGACATTATCACGACTAACATTCTCGGGCCATGTTCTTATTTTAGCTTCTAAGCTTTTCGCTCTGGCCCTAGGGCGAAATGCAATGCTACCTCTTCTTGGCGCGCTATATTTGCGGTGACCCATAGATAGGAAAATTTTTCTGATCCCATTAATAAGTCTATTATCGGTTAATCAGACTTCAAAATCATTTTACACACGAGTTCAAAATAGACAAAACCCCTAAGACAGCTTCTTCGAGCCTAACGGTCTGAGTTCCTTGAAATGGAAAAAAATTATAAGATTGATATTTATTCATATCCACCCCTTCTTTTTCAAATATTACATCTAATCCGTACTTTGGAGAGCCAAATATCACTAAGATTGTCGTAACAGCATTCGCTCCTTCTGACAAGTTTAATTGCATTTCTTCATTCTCGAAATATTTTGAATACTTTGAGGTTAGAATCAAATTGGATGGATCATATCTATCAATGGTTTTTCTTAGATCAGGGAAATAATGAACAGCGTACCCCCAATACATATCATCAAGTTCTTTATCTGCTACATCTACAGCAAGTATCTGTTTATTTTTCCTCAGCAATTTAACATTAATTTTTTTACCAACTTGATGAAATTTTCCCTCGTAGTTTATTAAAAAATCTAATCCAACATCTACACAAAGTACCCCACCTCTTCTTTCTGTTAGACCCACACGAATTTCTCCACTTTTCAAATGTTTTAAGTCGACTTTGTCCTTATGGTGAGGTGATCTTATAGGATGGAGTCGGCCAACTGTTTTTAGCATCTCAGACATTGGATAAATTTTTCTCCTCAAATACTGAGGAGTGTCTAAATATTCCAATACGGTAGACATAAACTGTCTCTCATAAGCGGTAGGGTTCAAAACTTTATCATGAAATATATTGATATTTCTTATACGAAAAATTGATAGAGTTCTCGCTAATTGAAATATTTTTAATGTCTTATCAATATCGGTTCTAACTCCATAAAGATATGAATCCGGAATAGCGATATCATATTTCAGATTTTTTTTTATGGTTTGCACTACCTTTCACTTAACAGCTCATTTACAGCACCTTCCAAGTATCCTTCTGATCCAAAAAAACTATAACGTAATGTACCTTCTCTATCTATAATTATTGAAGAGGGAGTACCTCGCAACCTATAAGTTTCAAAAGTCAATGGTGAATATTCCTTATTGGTCAAGTAATCGTGCACTCTCTGAGTTAATTCACTTTTATCCTTATTTGAATAAGTAGAGTAATCTGGGACGTATATGTCAATGAATTCTTTGATCATCTGGTCAGTAACAGCTGTAGGCATTTTAATAACCTTGTCATGAGCAATAGGAAAAGGAATTTTAAAATACAGTTTATCACCTTCTACTAGTTTTCCGTGTTGTTTCAAAGCTTTGTGTGTTTCGCCTATAACTTTTCCCTCCGAAACTAAAAGTCTCAAATTCTCTATCGTATTCTTATCATAGTCTTCAAATGCAGTTGCGACCCCAATTACCTTGACCTCCTTATCTTTGAATTTTTCGTATAGACTTACGGCCTGTGGTAACCCATAAAGAAAGCAACCGGGACAATTAACCTGAAAAACCTCAACAACAATAACATTACCGAGCATTTTGTCAATATTGGTTGGCAAGCCCTGCACCCAATCAGATAAGATAAGATTGGGAGCTTTAGATCCAATTTCGATAGACATTATTAACTAGATCCTCTTTAATCTAGAATTATTTAAACGATAAGAATCTAAAATTAACCTTTTTTTTGAAGTATCTACAAAAAAATTAGGATTGGGTATCTTTACTTTGTACCTGTTTTGAATAACTATCTATTTCTTCTGATGACATCATTCGTAATGATTTAGTTTTAGAATCTATTACGGCTAATCGGATATGTTTTGTACCTGTTTTTTCTTCGCTTACCATAAATATTGATTCAATTGCGAGAATACAAGCTTTTTCTAAGCCAATATCCTCCTTATAATTTTTCTCCAGATGTTCAGTAACCTGCTCACTACCTGCCCCAATAGCAACTGCATCATACCCAATGTATGTTCCACTAGGGTCTGTAAGATATAAGCCGATTCCATTCTTATCGACTCCTGCAAGTATCAATGCAACGCCAAAGGGTCTGGCCCCAGCATATTGAGTATACTGCTGTGCCATATCGGCTAGATTTTTGGCAACTCCTTCAACATCAACCACTTCATCATAAATTAATCTATTACTCTGTGCAAAAAATCTCGCATGGTCAACTTGAGTCCTAGCATCGGGAATATAACCGGCTGCTGCAAGTCCTATATGATCATCTATTTGAAAAATTTTTTGAGTAACATTTGATATTTGTAATTTTCTAGTTTTTTCTTCAACGGCTAAAATAACTCCATCAGTACTTTTTATCCCCAAAGCTAGAGTACCTCTCCTAACCGTTTCTATTGCATATTCTACCTGATATAAACGGCCATCAGGTGAGAAAACAGTAATTCCTCTGTCATAACCTGCTGCTGCTGGTAACAATTCAACTAAACTACTTGTAGATCTTTATTTATAGTTACCTTATTTAAAAAATAAACGAATATTTATCCTCACTAGCTAGTATCTTTTACTATTTGATAATAGAGGAAATAAAATTTTTTGGCCATAAGAACGTTCTTTCACTACATCCACGAACACTGGAAATTACAAAAGATCAGGATTTAACTTCAAATGGGGACTGCATCATAGGTGTGAAAGCTACTAAGGCCTGTTTTGACATTCGGACGGACCTAAAGCAAAAAATAAGGACAAAAAATTCGCATATTGAATTTGAATTGATAGTAGAGCCATATGTTTTCCGCATCTCAGGTTTAGGAAGTAGCGAACTTAGTTTAGATCACAAGCATGATATTGTACTTAGAAAAAGTACGTTCATTTGTAGCCGCACCGTTTGCCTAAACAGCAGCATCGCTGCTGTTGATATTCCTCGACATATAATTGAGCTACTCAGGGATCCCGAAAAGGAAGCGACTCTAAGGATCATAGCAGATTAGAACAATGAAACATTTAATAGGATTTCTTAAATTCATGTCCAGTTATTCTCTCGTAAGCATCAATATATTTTCCGGAAATATCAGAGATCAATTTGGAAGGTAGTCTAGGTATATCTGGACTTATTTTTGATTGGCGACTATCTTCGACCTTCTGCTTGAAGCCAATCTCATTTAACCAATCTCTAAGCACTTGCTTGTCATAACTATCTTGTATGGTACCCAACCGATAATCATACTTATTCCAAATTCGGAATTCATCGGGTCCAATGGAGTCTGCCAAGAGCAATTCATTAGTATCTCGGTTTCTCCCAAATTCGAATTTTATATCGGCCAAAATAAAGTCAGCCTTACTAACTATAGAATCTATCATCCTAAAAAGCTCAAGTGAGGAATTTTTAAGAAAGCTAAATTCGTCATTAGTAATTATTTGACTCTCCAAAATCTTTGACGCTGTTATGGATTCATCATGCTCGTCTGATTTTGTAGTGGGGTCAAAGAGTAATTGGGGCAATTTGGAGGCAAGTTGAAGGTCTTTATTTTTGAAATAGTGATTTAAGTCATCCAATATAAGATTGTTTTTTAGATATCTCGAATACAAGCTCCCATATAGATAAGATCTAACCACACATTCAATTGGCATCATTTGCAGTTTTTTTACTTCAATCATGGTAGGAGAGACTCGCCTAATAAAGTGATTATTGAAATTTAACTCTTCAAACCAAAAGACCGCAAAATCACACAATACTTTTCCTTTAAAGGGTATTTCATCTTCAAGAATAACATCAAAAGCAGAAACTCTGTTAGAAAAAGAAAATATTAATGTGTCATCAGTTGCTTCATAGATATCTTTTACCTTACCATTCTTTATCAATTTCAAAAAGAATTCTCTGAATTTATATTAGTTGGAGTTCTTAAATCCTTTCATTTTATCTTATGAACCCCCATCCAAGACTTAGAAATCTAACCTTGCCTCCTAATTTTACATTATCATCATAATCTTTAGATTAGAGAAGAAAACAAATGAGTGCTGCGGGTAAAAAGTCCTAGCGAATTTGCTGAAAATTGTACAAATTCGAAAAGAAAATTAATGTACTATCACCCTAATTGAACTACCTCTTGGATATAGTAATTAAAACCGTCGTCTCAATAACGAGTTATTTTATCGTGTACTAAATTGGAGGTACAATTCATAAATTTTATGTTTTCTTATTGCTGAATGCAGTACAGCCAAATGATTACAGTTTCCAGTCCAAAATGTTTATTGATTATCCCATTTAAAATAAACGGTACCGCCCTTACACGATGCTACTAACTGATTTTTTATATAAGTATGATCAACCTCAATTTCTGACAACAATTTATCAATTAATTTTTCATCATCGCCTGATTCTGCAAACCTATTGATTAATTCTTCCTTTGAAAACTCTTTTCCATTATTGGATTTTAAAAAATCAAGTAAAATTCGTTTATGCAACATATTTCTAACCAATAATCTCGGTTTTAAAATTTATGTATTGAGCATATTATGGAAAGAAATTTAATAAAATGTTTCCAATAAAAATCATTGAACTGTGAAAAAGCTTGTTTAATATTCTTCTTAAATTTCTTCATTTTCTTTGTAACCTTTACACCATCAATCCTATTTTCTAATGATGAATTCCAAATTGCAAAATACTTGGTTCAGGGAACAATGAGTTCTGGTATTGATGCCAATGAAACTTTTTCCATTTCTGGCTCTGTTATATCCACCATAGATCTTGATTCGAATTTGACTAATTTAATGAAGAATTCACAGGCTACAGGGTTAGGAGACAAAGCTTTTTTTAATGAATCCGAAAATACAAGTATTAGTACATCAGATGATTTAGACCAAGAAAATCAAATACGGGATGATTCAAACAGTCTCCCTGCAATATCAGGAACAATTCAACAACCTTCGTTGTATATAGAATCGAATCAAACTGACAATCTATCAAACAATCTAGTATCAATGTTGTCTGGAATCATTATTCAATCAATAGAAAAGGGTAATCCCACCATTAATTCTTTGGATTTAAGTGATCCATTGCAATTGAAAAGCGAAAATACTTCCATAATCTTGGCGGGCAATTGGCAAATGTCGGTATTCAATTCAAACATAACGGATTTTAATGTTAGATTTGTCATGATTACTTCGAATGGAACAGGTTTCCATTGGCATAGCATGAACAGCCTTAAGAGTGATACAAATGTTTATTTTGGAAGTGACGAAAACATTTACTTAATCGGTACTGTTGATTTTCTTACTGACAATAAAATTGTTTCAAAAGAAGTCAAGATTGTAGTAATGATCAATAACTTGGAGACAATTCAAATGATATTCTTAGATGATAAGATAGCAGATCACCTATACAATCAGCCACTATACGGAACAATAGATAAGATTGAAATTCCAAACTAATCTGGGATCTTTTTCATATACCTTACAATAGGTTTTGTAATAGCACCTTCAGAGGCAGATTGAACTAATGAAGCGTATTTAGCCAAAGCTCCAGATGTATACCTATTCTTAATTGTCTTTGTTTTTTTCAACCTGTCACCAAATTCCTTTTTACTTATTTTTAGATCGATAGTCTCTTTTTGTAGGTCTATCTCGATCTTATCTCCTCTCTTTATTATCGATAGTGGCCCCCCGACCATTGCTTCCGGAGAAACATGTCCAATCATGAAACCTCTCGTTGCACCCGAAAACCTGCCATCGGTTATCATAGCGACTTTTTCACCCAAACCTTGTCCTACTATTGCTGCGGTGACAGCAAGCATCTCCCTCATCCCAGGACCTCCCTTAGGCCCTTCATATCTAATTATAACGACATCACCCTCTTTTATCTCTCTTTTTGAAACAGCTTCAAATGCAGATTCTTCAGAGTTGTACACTTTTGCAAAACCTTTGAAGATTTCTTCTTTAAGTCCAGCTATTTTGATTACGGCCCCTTGTGGAGCCAAATTCCCAAACAAAATTTTTAGTGTCCCCTGTTTATCAATTGGATTTTCGACTGTTTTTAGAATATTCCTATATTCTGTTCTGTGCTTTTTATAGTAAATCTTAGAATTCTGAAAATTATACGAATCCAAGTTTTGTTTTAGAGTTTTACCTGTCACCGTAAGCACGTTACCATTTATAATATCTTTAACTAATAACGATTTTAAAATCACTGGTATGCCACCAATGTTATCTAAGTTTAACATTACATAATTACCCCCTGGTCTCATATTTGCAATATGTGGAGTTTTCCTTCGTATGTACTCAAAATCTTTGATGTCTAAATCTATCCCTGCTTCCCTCGAAATTGCTAAAAGGTGTAAAATGGCATTAGTAGATCCCCCTATAGCATTTGCCATGATGATCGCATTCTCAAACGCCTCATATCCCAAAATGTCCCTTGGTTTGATATTGTTTTCCAACAGTGACCCAATAGATTTTCCAGTTTCAAAGGTTATCCTTTGTCGCTCCTCGCTCTCCGCTGGCGGAGTTGCACTGCCAAGCAAAGACATTCCTAACGCTTCACTTATTGAAGCCATTGTGTTTGCCGTATACATGCCTGCGCAAGACCCTGCTGAAGGGCATGCTACATTTTCCAAACTTTTTAACTCGTCTAACGTCATTTTACCGGCGTCAAATGTTCCAACAGCTTCATATACATCTTGAATTGTAACAGGCTTTCCATTCCAATTTCCTGGAAGAATTGTTCCACCATATACAAAAATCGATGGTAGGTTGAGCCTTGCCATTGCCATTAAGGTTCCAGGTAGACTCTTATCACATCCAGAAATACCTACAACTGCATCGTACTGGTGTGCCCGGACCATTATTTCTATGGAATCTGCGATTATTTCACGGCTTATCAATGAAGATTTCATTCCTTCATGGCCCATAGCAATTCCATCGGATACTGCTATAGTTGTAAACTCCCTAGGTGTATTCCCTGATTGTTTAACACCTTCTTTCGCTTTTAACGCAAGCCTTCCCAAGTGAATATTACATGGGGTAGCTTCGTTGCATGTGCTACACACAGCCACCAAGGGCTTTAACAAATCTTCATCGGTAAGACCCATTGATTTGTACATCGCTCTATGAGGAGCACGGGAAGGACCTTCTAGTGTTTTTCTGCTGGGTAAAACCATTACTATTACCTAAATCAAGGCTATTGAATAAAGACTGGGCTATAATTCTTGTGTCAAATTATTCAAGTGTAGCGGTTATTTTAATAGAATCCAGACCCTCAAATTTGAAAATAGTTTCACACATCCCACACTCAATACTATTGTTATGTAGCTCACTTGACGCTATTTCATTTAGATATTCACATTTAGGGCAGGGGAAAGAGAAGTTCACAGTGAAATTATCTAACTCAATCGATTCACTCATACATTCTAAAAAATTTTCGACCTATTTAAAATGAACTAAATTTAAATTCTGTTTGATAAGATATCCATATGGCTAATATTATTTAATGAATTAAATATTTCTAGAATTAAGATAAATCGATGGATGGAATAAATGGAAATTGCATTTTTTGTAGAATCATTCAAAAGGATATTCCTTATGCAATTATATATGAAAATGATAAATTTCTCGCTTTTATGGACAAATATCCTATTAATCATGGCCATACATTGATAGTACCTAAACAGCATTATAGCAACATTTTAGAAATGCCATTTGAGATCGTTGGCGAAATGTATTCTCTAGTTCCCAGGTTAGCCAAGGCCATCACAAGTGTAATTGAAAGTGATGGTTTTAATATAAATCAGAATAATGGCAAGTCAGCTAACCAAATAGTACCTCATGTACACGTACATATCGTACCTAGATATTCTGCCGAAAAGGTCAAAGGCCAATGGCCCACTCGAAAAATTGCCAAGATGCAAGAATTACAGGATTTGGCACAAAAAATTACAGCGAGTCTAGCACATAACTATGAATAAGTTTGACATCACAATTGGGATTCCTACATACAATGAAGAAGCAAATATATTGAAATTCTTTAATTCACTAAGGAGTCAAATATTATTCCAGAACATGTCTGCCGAAGTTATAATTATTGATGATTCTAATGACGATACGCCTAATATCATTGAACGTCTGAGGATAGATAATCCAGAGATTAGTATCCATCTTATTCACAATACCACTAGGAGAGGTGCATCCCACGCCTGGAATACGATATTTAGATTTGCAAAAGGCAAAGTGATAATCTTGCTCGATGCGGATGTGTCGTTAGGGGATAATTGTATTTCAAGATTAACTAAAAATATTGATAGGCATGTGGGACTTTGTGCTTCCAATACCATTCCCATAAGAAAAGACAACGGCGTATATTCCAATGCAGCCACATTCATAGCAAATTGGCTTAGATCAATGAGGTTGCACGGTCTATCACAATACACTACAATGGGGAGAGCATTATCTTTAGATACTCAATTGGCTAAAAAAATTCTAATCCCGAATGAAACAATTGCAATCGATCTGTACGTTCAATGTATGATATTGAAACAAAACAAAAAGGTCGTTTACGACGATACTGCCCAGGTATATTTTATAACCCCGAATAACCGCAAAGATTTTTTTAGTCAAGTAATACGGGCTATAAAAGGATATGATCAAATTAAAGACCTTATCAAAAATTTTGGTTTAGAAGCACCCATCTCTTTGGTTATTAATGAATTTTTGAAAAATTCAATGAAGTATCCAAGAGATGCATTTTCGCTACTTCTTTGTTATAGCCTATTTCCTTTGTTTTATTTTCAAAATCGTTCAAAGGTTACTCACATTTGGGATATCGCACACAGCACAAAGCAATAAGTTTAGTAAGATTAATGTCATTATTATTGTCTTAATCATAGGGACACAAACTATCTTAAATTAGGTTGTTGATGCAGTTGTAATATCATGATTCGACACATTGGAGAATTTAACCTTGGTGTATATCATTTGTTTATCTAAGAGGCTCCTCCTAGCCTGAGAGAATAATTATGAATATTGCCAATGTAGCAAGACATCCAAATAATGCTAGAGTTGTTTTCCACATCCCTCTGTTTTCTTTCTCCCCAATATCCCAAATACCCCCTCCGGATTTTGGCACATTCCAATTCTTGATCATATCATAGCTATAGAACCTCGACAAATCAGCAGAAGGAATCCATTCACCATTGATCGCAGATGAAGTTTGACTAAAATCGTTTTGAAGGGTAAGATCATATTTCTTTCGTGAATTTATATCAGATAAGACTTCGTATGCTTCTACGATTTTAAGGAACATTTGGTTTGACTCTGAACTTTTATTTTTATCTGGATGATACCTTAGTGCTAAATGTCTAAAAGATTTTTTAATATCAGTCGCGCTAGCATTATGATCTAATTGAAGTATGTCATAATAAGTAACGGACACTGTAATCGATATGGACAACCCCAAAGATAAATTTTCTTATGAAATAGCGATCCTTTAAACCTAAAATATCATATTTATTATTTATAGATATAGTGAAGTTTTCGATTCGCAAA from Candidatus Nitrosocosmicus hydrocola carries:
- the rplD gene encoding 50S ribosomal protein L4 — protein: MNSKIFDLSGKEIESIELPEVFNYPYRPEVIKKAFVNINTHHFQKQGRYPAAGEMVSAESRNTGLGIARLARAKGEGFSRAGQAAGVGGVRKGRLTHPPESWKVTYKKMNKKERIIALYSAISCTSKGELITRRGHLIEDVSSFPIIITNDVEKISKTKGLHELLEVLGLGKDVERVERAVKKRSGKAKRRGRPSRVGKSALIVVGNEECDLLKLDNSLPGVSVRRVKDLSILDLAPGARPIRLTLFSKSALEALKSIKIPTHKLMEEQN
- a CDS encoding 50S ribosomal protein L3; its protein translation is MGHRKYSAPRRGSIAFRPRARAKSLEAKIRTWPENVSRDNVGLVGFAGFKVGQIQVMTVDDKEKTPNFGKPLMNHSTIISLPPLKIVGIRAYSEDQYGKHALFDVFSKDSVKEISAKYKTKFSEDGMKKAEEKVSIAKYLMAIVAVNPNKIGLSQKSPFIYEIPVSGKDSQSKFEFLKSKLGQEIKVSDVFKTGQNIDVHGITRGKGIEGPITRFGVKRKQHKSRKSVRAVGTLGPISPATIMYTVARQGQRGFHQRTEYNKRILLLSNSENTEVVNINPTGGYKHFGLVNGDYMIVRGTIPGVPKRLIKLRQPIRSKQSKINEPKILEVVI
- a CDS encoding putative RNA uridine N3 methyltransferase, with the protein product MQTIKKNLKYDIAIPDSYLYGVRTDIDKTLKIFQLARTLSIFRIRNINIFHDKVLNPTAYERQFMSTVLEYLDTPQYLRRKIYPMSEMLKTVGRLHPIRSPHHKDKVDLKHLKSGEIRVGLTERRGGVLCVDVGLDFLINYEGKFHQVGKKINVKLLRKNKQILAVDVADKELDDMYWGYAVHYFPDLRKTIDRYDPSNLILTSKYSKYFENEEMQLNLSEGANAVTTILVIFGSPKYGLDVIFEKEGVDMNKYQSYNFFPFQGTQTVRLEEAVLGVLSILNSCVK
- a CDS encoding peroxiredoxin family protein, with product MSIEIGSKAPNLILSDWVQGLPTNIDKMLGNVIVVEVFQVNCPGCFLYGLPQAVSLYEKFKDKEVKVIGVATAFEDYDKNTIENLRLLVSEGKVIGETHKALKQHGKLVEGDKLYFKIPFPIAHDKVIKMPTAVTDQMIKEFIDIYVPDYSTYSNKDKSELTQRVHDYLTNKEYSPLTFETYRLRGTPSSIIIDREGTLRYSFFGSEGYLEGAVNELLSER
- the psmA gene encoding archaeal proteasome endopeptidase complex subunit alpha, giving the protein MLPAAAGYDRGITVFSPDGRLYQVEYAIETVRRGTLALGIKSTDGVILAVEEKTRKLQISNVTQKIFQIDDHIGLAAAGYIPDARTQVDHARFFAQSNRLIYDEVVDVEGVAKNLADMAQQYTQYAGARPFGVALILAGVDKNGIGLYLTDPSGTYIGYDAVAIGAGSEQVTEHLEKNYKEDIGLEKACILAIESIFMVSEEKTGTKHIRLAVIDSKTKSLRMMSSEEIDSYSKQVQSKDTQS
- a CDS encoding DUF371 domain-containing protein; amino-acid sequence: MIIEEIKFFGHKNVLSLHPRTLEITKDQDLTSNGDCIIGVKATKACFDIRTDLKQKIRTKNSHIEFELIVEPYVFRISGLGSSELSLDHKHDIVLRKSTFICSRTVCLNSSIAAVDIPRHIIELLRDPEKEATLRIIAD
- the purC gene encoding phosphoribosylaminoimidazolesuccinocarboxamide synthase; the encoded protein is MIKNGKVKDIYEATDDTLIFSFSNRVSAFDVILEDEIPFKGKVLCDFAVFWFEELNFNNHFIRRVSPTMIEVKKLQMMPIECVVRSYLYGSLYSRYLKNNLILDDLNHYFKNKDLQLASKLPQLLFDPTTKSDEHDESITASKILESQIITNDEFSFLKNSSLELFRMIDSIVSKADFILADIKFEFGRNRDTNELLLADSIGPDEFRIWNKYDYRLGTIQDSYDKQVLRDWLNEIGFKQKVEDSRQSKISPDIPRLPSKLISDISGKYIDAYERITGHEFKKSY
- the ilvD gene encoding dihydroxy-acid dehydratase; translation: MVLPSRKTLEGPSRAPHRAMYKSMGLTDEDLLKPLVAVCSTCNEATPCNIHLGRLALKAKEGVKQSGNTPREFTTIAVSDGIAMGHEGMKSSLISREIIADSIEIMVRAHQYDAVVGISGCDKSLPGTLMAMARLNLPSIFVYGGTILPGNWNGKPVTIQDVYEAVGTFDAGKMTLDELKSLENVACPSAGSCAGMYTANTMASISEALGMSLLGSATPPAESEERQRITFETGKSIGSLLENNIKPRDILGYEAFENAIIMANAIGGSTNAILHLLAISREAGIDLDIKDFEYIRRKTPHIANMRPGGNYVMLNLDNIGGIPVILKSLLVKDIINGNVLTVTGKTLKQNLDSYNFQNSKIYYKKHRTEYRNILKTVENPIDKQGTLKILFGNLAPQGAVIKIAGLKEEIFKGFAKVYNSEESAFEAVSKREIKEGDVVIIRYEGPKGGPGMREMLAVTAAIVGQGLGEKVAMITDGRFSGATRGFMIGHVSPEAMVGGPLSIIKRGDKIEIDLQKETIDLKISKKEFGDRLKKTKTIKNRYTSGALAKYASLVQSASEGAITKPIVRYMKKIPD
- a CDS encoding HIT family protein, yielding MDGINGNCIFCRIIQKDIPYAIIYENDKFLAFMDKYPINHGHTLIVPKQHYSNILEMPFEIVGEMYSLVPRLAKAITSVIESDGFNINQNNGKSANQIVPHVHVHIVPRYSAEKVKGQWPTRKIAKMQELQDLAQKITASLAHNYE
- a CDS encoding glycosyltransferase produces the protein MNKFDITIGIPTYNEEANILKFFNSLRSQILFQNMSAEVIIIDDSNDDTPNIIERLRIDNPEISIHLIHNTTRRGASHAWNTIFRFAKGKVIILLDADVSLGDNCISRLTKNIDRHVGLCASNTIPIRKDNGVYSNAATFIANWLRSMRLHGLSQYTTMGRALSLDTQLAKKILIPNETIAIDLYVQCMILKQNKKVVYDDTAQVYFITPNNRKDFFSQVIRAIKGYDQIKDLIKNFGLEAPISLVINEFLKNSMKYPRDAFSLLLCYSLFPLFYFQNRSKVTHIWDIAHSTKQ
- a CDS encoding J domain-containing protein is translated as MSVTYYDILQLDHNASATDIKKSFRHLALRYHPDKNKSSESNQMFLKIVEAYEVLSDINSRKKYDLTLQNDFSQTSSAINGEWIPSADLSRFYSYDMIKNWNVPKSGGGIWDIGEKENRGMWKTTLALFGCLATLAIFIIILSG